Proteins from a genomic interval of Micromonospora sp. NBC_00389:
- a CDS encoding M20/M25/M40 family metallo-hydrolase, with protein sequence MLRKKPLAMTLGMSLLLSMGVAADASATSVGEERFQPSATYDLSVTDAERDAIHAEVEALAGRVNSARAGDGTYDPLSLIGAMLDGSSYDSISRGGTAATAYPFPVSNTEANQNEYDRKVAKLAWVVKLATDLGFPVVVQRQPDKYVYAEIGDPDAPEMVMALSHLDSPTASVSPAQLARWRDADGNLGTPGAYHSPYVQDGWVYGAGLQDDSGPTLATLLAAKALLEAGLPLDRRIRIVMGIYEDGGPGTPSTTNTATFQSIPYNSNPSFYDNWAYKNLNREEIPIAGYTSDSRFPVIVGNSGSVTPSVLMSLSADSTKAFRLTDATAGVTRREGDPTLKDIAYGSTTQIASRAIFTLDVAGAGSAVRDRFVSAITAAATTKGWLPAAPRTTPKVQTTITGDSLTLEINTDVAMEMPTPQYGKNAIVWGMFLLSKGLGALGTTAADMQLKKAADGIADLFFRDGVEGEAYIGKYMGIPASLLRNPSNGTPNLTFALMGGINSETPTSFYTDASGSLSMPMYVRSMHVTAADSGQATAAVTAAFQAKGFTIGNLGSPVGAGLYVTHDNPLTALQFGSYEASINRNPAEFADPYSLRDVVYPQGTTGGTLASSFRNKMTAFGAVIPGNERWWHTANERMKVDSAVQMTKIMADGMLEMARYSGPAGAKFMSASIPGLNADRADLDLLDVTVGTYKDASAAVGTSQLGTQALLGATSFNIPMWNGRGNSAPTASAFALGHAPGGVYLPLTDTEYLNNTYVAPMRLEFKVERPDHMSDAAWAKFVAGGYGDFQFNILVGDAVVPLAVPAGQSADKYFSSRISANNPDAIYLSVNLAITDAPYTGVQGILADSKTDLYTVNPTYLASNPDPFPGRGAIEQRGFFTFGDGQKNAEFSSPDAVYVTVANAVTDAKPSAVVKKLKGNKNELTITVNQTHIDGSESPVTTTFTIDNNAAGTYTVGDYKVYVETKGNTQVRSISIV encoded by the coding sequence GTGCTGCGGAAGAAACCTCTTGCAATGACACTTGGCATGTCATTGCTCCTGTCCATGGGTGTAGCGGCTGACGCGTCCGCGACCAGCGTCGGCGAGGAGCGCTTCCAGCCGAGCGCCACCTACGATCTGTCGGTGACCGACGCCGAGCGCGACGCGATCCACGCGGAAGTCGAGGCGTTGGCTGGGCGCGTCAACAGCGCGCGGGCGGGGGACGGCACCTACGACCCGCTTAGTCTGATCGGGGCGATGCTGGACGGGTCGAGCTACGACTCCATCTCCCGAGGCGGCACGGCCGCGACGGCGTACCCCTTCCCGGTCAGCAACACCGAAGCCAACCAGAACGAGTACGACCGCAAGGTCGCCAAGCTCGCCTGGGTGGTGAAGCTGGCCACCGACCTGGGTTTCCCGGTGGTCGTCCAACGCCAGCCCGACAAGTACGTCTACGCAGAGATCGGTGACCCGGACGCCCCGGAGATGGTCATGGCGTTGAGCCACCTCGACTCGCCGACGGCTTCCGTTTCGCCAGCCCAACTGGCGCGCTGGCGGGACGCCGATGGCAACCTCGGCACTCCTGGTGCGTACCACTCGCCCTATGTCCAGGACGGCTGGGTCTACGGGGCGGGCCTGCAGGACGACAGCGGCCCGACGCTGGCGACGCTGCTCGCGGCCAAGGCGCTGCTCGAGGCGGGGTTGCCCCTCGACCGACGCATCCGCATCGTCATGGGAATCTACGAAGACGGCGGTCCCGGCACGCCCTCGACGACGAACACCGCCACCTTCCAGTCCATCCCGTACAACTCGAACCCGAGCTTCTACGACAACTGGGCCTACAAGAACCTCAACCGGGAGGAGATCCCGATCGCGGGCTACACCTCCGACTCGCGGTTCCCGGTCATCGTCGGCAACTCCGGATCGGTGACCCCGTCGGTGTTGATGAGCTTGTCCGCAGACAGCACCAAGGCCTTCCGGTTGACGGATGCCACAGCTGGCGTCACCCGGCGCGAAGGCGACCCGACGCTCAAGGACATCGCCTACGGCAGCACCACACAGATCGCCTCGCGGGCCATTTTCACCCTCGACGTTGCGGGGGCCGGCTCCGCCGTGCGCGACCGATTCGTGTCGGCGATCACCGCTGCCGCGACCACGAAGGGTTGGCTCCCGGCTGCTCCCCGCACCACGCCCAAGGTGCAGACCACGATCACCGGCGACTCGCTCACGCTGGAGATCAACACCGATGTGGCGATGGAGATGCCGACCCCGCAGTACGGCAAGAATGCCATCGTGTGGGGAATGTTCCTCCTCTCCAAGGGACTCGGCGCATTGGGAACCACGGCCGCCGACATGCAATTGAAGAAAGCCGCCGACGGCATCGCCGACCTGTTCTTCCGCGACGGTGTCGAAGGCGAAGCCTATATCGGCAAGTACATGGGCATCCCGGCGAGCCTGTTGCGCAACCCGAGCAACGGCACGCCGAACCTGACCTTTGCCCTCATGGGGGGCATCAATTCAGAGACCCCGACGAGCTTTTACACGGACGCCTCCGGCAGTCTCAGCATGCCGATGTATGTGCGCAGCATGCACGTCACCGCGGCTGACTCCGGCCAGGCAACGGCGGCGGTCACGGCCGCCTTCCAGGCGAAGGGGTTCACCATCGGCAACCTCGGCTCGCCCGTCGGCGCCGGGTTGTACGTCACTCACGACAACCCGCTGACGGCTCTTCAGTTCGGGAGCTACGAAGCCTCGATCAACCGCAATCCGGCGGAGTTCGCGGATCCCTATTCCCTCAGGGACGTGGTCTATCCGCAGGGCACGACCGGTGGCACCCTGGCCAGCAGCTTCCGCAATAAGATGACCGCCTTCGGCGCCGTCATCCCGGGTAACGAGCGCTGGTGGCACACGGCCAACGAGCGGATGAAGGTCGACTCGGCAGTGCAGATGACCAAGATCATGGCCGATGGCATGCTGGAGATGGCCCGGTACTCCGGGCCCGCCGGTGCCAAGTTCATGTCGGCAAGCATCCCTGGGCTGAACGCCGACCGGGCGGACCTCGACCTGCTCGACGTCACGGTCGGAACCTACAAGGACGCGTCGGCCGCTGTCGGCACGAGCCAGTTGGGCACCCAGGCCCTGCTCGGCGCCACCTCGTTCAACATCCCGATGTGGAACGGGCGCGGCAACTCGGCCCCGACGGCGTCGGCTTTCGCACTGGGGCACGCCCCGGGAGGGGTCTACTTGCCCCTGACCGACACCGAGTACCTGAACAACACGTACGTGGCGCCGATGCGTCTGGAGTTCAAGGTGGAGCGCCCCGACCACATGTCGGACGCGGCTTGGGCGAAGTTCGTCGCCGGCGGCTACGGCGACTTCCAGTTCAACATCCTCGTCGGCGACGCGGTTGTCCCGCTGGCCGTTCCTGCGGGGCAGAGTGCGGACAAGTACTTCTCCTCGCGCATCTCGGCCAACAACCCCGACGCCATCTACCTGTCGGTCAACCTCGCGATCACCGATGCCCCGTACACCGGGGTGCAGGGCATCCTCGCGGATTCCAAGACGGACCTGTACACGGTCAATCCAACGTACTTGGCTTCAAACCCTGATCCGTTCCCCGGGCGCGGAGCCATCGAACAACGGGGCTTCTTCACCTTCGGTGATGGGCAGAAGAACGCGGAGTTCTCTTCACCCGACGCGGTCTACGTGACAGTCGCCAACGCCGTCACCGATGCGAAGCCGTCGGCGGTGGTGAAGAAGTTGAAGGGCAACAAGAACGAGTTGACCATCACGGTGAACCAGACCCACATCGACGGCAGCGAGTCTCCTGTGACGACCACGTTCACCATCGACAACAACGCTGCTGGCACTTACACCGTCGGCGATTACAAGGTATACGTCGAAACCAAGGGCAACACCCAGGTGCGGTCGATCTCCATCGTGTGA
- a CDS encoding MFS transporter: MLPATVRRPSITEWLAPYLNPVDPTARALTWSTIASSLSKGVFFSVSVLYFTRVAGFPATTVGLGLTMAGCLGVGAALGAGYLARAIGARQVMVLATAGQGIALLAYLLARTPAAFVVVASVAVCGQAMQRTALTTMIAESFTAADRLAVRARLRVVMNVFIALGTALAAIALAIDTRPAYQVAMLATGALTLVAAYTLVRARWQPQAAPVDTDPRRRTQSGRSMRRSPLRDRTYLAITALYALLSMQFGLLTVGMPLWVVGHTQTPAVTVAVLLAANTAIVSVLQLWAAHRTTDLHSSGRAIAQAGALLALACALYSIAAFGSLVIAVAVLVLAAIAHSLAEILSEAGSWTLAFELADPANAGAYQGVSQTGAALGAMLAPLVVTAAIEYGAAGWAILAAVFLAAALMTQALIRAREGRMA; the protein is encoded by the coding sequence ATGCTTCCCGCAACGGTCCGGCGGCCATCCATCACGGAGTGGCTTGCCCCATACCTGAACCCGGTCGACCCAACCGCCCGGGCGCTGACCTGGTCGACGATCGCGTCCTCACTGTCAAAGGGCGTGTTCTTCAGCGTCAGCGTGCTGTACTTCACGCGCGTGGCCGGCTTCCCCGCCACGACCGTCGGGCTCGGGCTGACCATGGCCGGATGCCTCGGGGTCGGAGCGGCACTGGGCGCCGGCTACCTTGCCCGGGCGATCGGCGCGCGGCAGGTGATGGTTCTGGCCACCGCCGGACAGGGAATAGCGCTGCTTGCTTACCTGTTGGCCCGGACGCCGGCTGCGTTCGTCGTCGTCGCGAGCGTCGCGGTCTGCGGACAGGCCATGCAGCGCACCGCACTCACGACGATGATTGCGGAGTCCTTCACCGCGGCAGACCGGCTCGCCGTGCGGGCCCGGCTGCGGGTCGTGATGAATGTCTTCATCGCCCTGGGGACCGCGCTGGCGGCGATCGCCCTCGCCATCGACACGAGACCCGCGTACCAGGTGGCCATGCTGGCCACCGGAGCGTTGACGCTCGTCGCCGCCTACACGCTCGTCCGGGCACGGTGGCAGCCCCAGGCGGCCCCCGTAGACACCGACCCTAGACGGCGGACCCAGTCCGGTCGGTCCATGCGGCGCTCACCGCTGCGAGACCGCACCTATCTGGCGATCACCGCCCTCTACGCGCTCTTATCCATGCAGTTCGGATTATTGACGGTCGGAATGCCACTGTGGGTAGTTGGCCATACCCAGACGCCAGCGGTGACCGTGGCGGTGCTGCTGGCCGCGAACACTGCCATCGTGTCGGTCCTGCAGCTCTGGGCGGCGCACCGAACAACCGACCTGCATTCCTCCGGCCGCGCAATCGCGCAGGCCGGCGCACTCCTGGCGCTCGCCTGCGCCCTGTACTCCATCGCCGCTTTCGGCTCACTCGTGATCGCCGTGGCCGTCCTGGTCCTCGCAGCCATCGCGCACAGTCTCGCGGAGATCCTCTCCGAGGCCGGCAGCTGGACACTCGCCTTCGAACTGGCCGACCCTGCCAACGCTGGCGCCTACCAGGGCGTCAGCCAGACCGGCGCAGCACTCGGTGCCATGCTCGCGCCCCTCGTCGTCACCGCCGCCATCGAATACGGCGCGGCGGGCTGGGCCATCCTCGCCGCCGTCTTTCTTGCCGCAGCGCTGATGACCCAGGCGCTTATCAGGGCTCGCGAAGGCCGCATGGCATGA
- a CDS encoding S8 family serine peptidase, whose amino-acid sequence MRLKALAASLAAVVSLSLIQPSPASAAEPDPGAAANKIASNLKDRFRTEPASDFWITFDTKADLGPAKKITDWTARGQFVYDALTAAAKNSLASVSTELDRAGVKYTSYPIANTVFVKGGTEKLALDVASRVQVAEIYATPQVALVEPVDKKIPADQAARPAAPKAAAEDGTVSWGLDAIHAPQAWAMGATGAGITVSNLDSGVQFDHPALMHQYRGTKPDGTVDHNYNWMATRGTCTGAPCDDNGHGTHTMGTMVGDDGTNHVGVAPDAQWIAANGCCDSSGVETLLQSGWWLLAPTDVHGNSPDPSKRPHVINNSWGQTVEHSFDDFFQAIDEAWSAAGVFSVWSSGNTTPYAACDTVSSPGSAESAYSVGAYSSDGTLASFSRKGEGEGGRIKPEISAPGVAVRSSYPNNSYTEMSGTSMAAPHVAGAVAALWSYDPTLIGQVEETRRLLGESAVDVDDTECGGTADVNNKYGEGRLDLVRLLELAPRQGGTLTGVVTANGVPVPAAEVTISGPFSRSIGTDKDGRFTTNLPVGDYQLSTKVFGYLTATANVTISLGQDTAVKLPLTAAARHDISGRVVDDKKQPVPNADVSVKDTPLKPVRTDANGAFTIAAVPEGGYTLGIKPNACFSPTTVPLTVGAQNESREIPVGLVVDKGGYNCAVSDGEYQRGTDPVAFTSGVWATVKLPFPIALYNGSHDTLGISLRGVISLDTSTGPGSGGAGIFPFYVQTPVEFAPGGGVFTAATKVNGEDAFVVEFRNAKLWAYPDRSEYTEPVSYSATLTRSGTVIFGYGDGIGTNDPVTAGAHAITGIQGWAGVDGIRFSDSTPVLRDGMIVTYDMPDFGYLDATVVDQNDGLPVAGAKVSFTNKNGLVETVTTNGTGIVHRQLPVGDYTMTVDAPNYTTAAYPFSLDKLYANAKIDARLTTGVAGLKADGLDTLLGTDQNGVGSLTLANNGSAPLTYNLGEAARHPDLDAAGATGRTGKGADSTIDLTAWKAGASGMKPSNVDGKAATASAAEAQAAGKVGATSGGEVITRIAIPGKIENKEPSGIGYDGDVWVHDYNARTNTAYTVTGKPTGKVFDASWNPAYRAFDMALDTKTGDMCQMEDSPASYIHCFDRETGKETRQIKGDWSTLQLTGLAYNPTEDVFYVGGRRNGMIGTVAGTSHDNAGALLSFCAPPLPEVMGLAYNQASDTIWYTDLTSNRPTRLLQVDPDDCSLVNAWWFPGQKAGQGGGLETDSTGALWAADQVADDVVLVDVEDDLLTDLPWLSLSSTGGTLAPGESTTVKVSISSKDTKPGVLGANIVVRSDSGRQSKTYVPVTLTTTKYQVGVNAGGPSFTDGSGYTWSGDQAGGKGAWGYEGKTEVASTKAGIEGTTDDALFQSQRTTPDKQLFYRFPDAPKGTYAIDLGFAEIEKVAKGKRVFDVLVDGTLTEYAYDAAAAVGPNAADWRTAVVKHEGGPLTVELRGSKGLRAPTIAALRVTLDPRADTAEPEPQPEQPEPGPVPVAPAGRSYSMKVTDGLYRQGTEESGWHGDDLCGVLWFDSSFLQPFYDTAWDGVCVTTNGTLTFDRASTLGNNTALPSPSPIDAIYPLWDDLIVDDEAGIYFGTTEVDGLAAQVIEWRNVTFYSDRTARVSFSVTLIADGRVQIGYGDGVGGDNPLTRGSSATVGLESLNRNPASQYSFDQPILKAGLGLEYTLPAAGTIEGTVTDANDRKPIAGAIVTLKGPSGERVITADEKGRWKAQALVGENTVEVSAPNYVTASHPVTIAKKDQAEVVDTALTTGVATVTGGDFDWLLDKDQKATADVTVTNTGSAPLEVRLSEQKRTSDDGHEAADLPWLTLTGAAAAGTVKLAAGESTTVTATADNANVEPGVLVGDVLVASNAGKGEAQFKPVRLATSAYWKGVDAGGSGYVGADGFVWSPDQQLGSRPWGYVGGKARATKADIAGTEDDALFRTQRTGETFSYVFKNAPAGTYRIGLDFAEIEKVKAGKRAFDVLVDGKVVLYDHDVQVGALTADVNTVTVEHAGGDLKVELRREIGESDPILNALKVQQDPRL is encoded by the coding sequence ATGAGACTCAAAGCCCTCGCGGCTTCGCTGGCCGCAGTGGTCAGCTTGAGCTTGATCCAGCCGTCACCGGCGTCCGCCGCTGAGCCGGATCCTGGCGCTGCCGCCAACAAGATCGCGTCGAACCTGAAGGACCGCTTCCGCACGGAGCCGGCGTCCGACTTCTGGATCACGTTTGACACCAAAGCCGACCTCGGGCCGGCGAAGAAGATCACCGACTGGACCGCTCGTGGTCAGTTCGTCTACGACGCGCTGACCGCAGCGGCGAAGAACTCCCTGGCATCTGTCTCCACCGAACTCGACCGGGCAGGCGTCAAATACACCTCCTACCCGATCGCCAACACCGTGTTCGTCAAGGGGGGCACCGAAAAGCTCGCCCTCGACGTGGCCTCGAGGGTGCAGGTCGCCGAGATCTACGCGACGCCGCAGGTCGCGCTGGTCGAGCCCGTGGACAAGAAGATCCCAGCTGACCAGGCTGCCCGCCCCGCCGCCCCGAAGGCCGCCGCCGAGGATGGCACCGTCTCGTGGGGTCTGGACGCCATCCACGCCCCCCAGGCGTGGGCCATGGGCGCCACCGGTGCGGGCATCACCGTGTCCAACCTCGACTCGGGCGTCCAATTCGACCACCCCGCCCTGATGCACCAGTACCGCGGCACGAAGCCCGACGGCACCGTCGACCACAACTACAACTGGATGGCCACCCGGGGCACGTGCACTGGCGCACCGTGCGACGACAACGGACACGGCACGCACACCATGGGCACCATGGTCGGCGACGACGGCACCAACCACGTCGGCGTCGCGCCGGACGCGCAGTGGATCGCGGCAAACGGCTGCTGCGACAGCAGCGGCGTCGAAACGCTGCTCCAGTCCGGCTGGTGGCTGCTCGCCCCGACCGACGTGCATGGGAACAGCCCTGACCCGTCCAAGCGCCCGCACGTCATCAACAACTCGTGGGGTCAGACCGTCGAGCACAGCTTTGACGACTTCTTCCAGGCCATCGACGAGGCCTGGAGCGCCGCGGGCGTCTTCAGCGTCTGGTCATCGGGCAACACCACGCCGTACGCGGCCTGCGACACCGTCTCCTCGCCCGGCTCCGCCGAGAGTGCCTACTCCGTCGGCGCCTACTCATCGGACGGCACGCTCGCGTCGTTTTCCCGCAAGGGCGAGGGTGAAGGTGGCCGGATCAAGCCCGAGATCTCCGCTCCGGGCGTCGCTGTCCGTTCGTCCTACCCGAACAACAGCTACACCGAGATGTCCGGCACCTCGATGGCGGCCCCCCACGTGGCCGGCGCCGTCGCGGCGCTGTGGAGCTACGACCCGACCCTCATCGGGCAGGTCGAGGAGACCCGCCGCCTGCTCGGCGAGTCGGCCGTCGACGTCGACGACACCGAGTGCGGCGGCACCGCCGACGTCAACAACAAGTACGGCGAAGGCCGGCTCGACCTCGTCCGCCTGCTCGAGCTCGCGCCCCGGCAGGGCGGCACCCTCACCGGTGTCGTCACCGCCAACGGCGTCCCGGTCCCCGCCGCCGAGGTGACGATCAGCGGGCCGTTCAGCCGGTCGATCGGAACCGACAAGGACGGCCGGTTCACGACGAACCTCCCGGTCGGCGACTACCAGCTCAGCACGAAGGTCTTCGGCTACCTGACCGCGACCGCCAACGTCACGATCTCCCTCGGCCAGGACACCGCCGTCAAACTGCCGCTCACAGCCGCCGCTAGGCACGACATCAGCGGCAGGGTTGTCGACGACAAGAAACAGCCCGTCCCGAACGCCGACGTCTCCGTCAAGGACACGCCGCTGAAGCCGGTACGCACGGATGCCAACGGCGCGTTCACGATCGCCGCTGTCCCCGAGGGCGGGTACACGCTGGGCATCAAGCCCAACGCCTGCTTCTCGCCCACAACGGTCCCGCTGACCGTCGGCGCGCAGAACGAGTCGCGCGAGATCCCAGTCGGGCTCGTCGTCGACAAGGGCGGCTACAACTGCGCCGTCTCCGACGGCGAGTACCAGCGCGGCACCGACCCGGTCGCGTTCACCAGCGGCGTGTGGGCGACGGTGAAGCTGCCCTTCCCGATCGCGCTCTACAACGGCAGCCACGACACCCTCGGCATCAGCCTGCGCGGCGTGATCTCCCTGGACACCTCCACCGGACCCGGCAGCGGCGGTGCGGGCATCTTCCCGTTCTACGTCCAGACCCCGGTCGAGTTCGCCCCCGGCGGGGGAGTCTTCACGGCAGCCACCAAGGTCAACGGCGAGGACGCGTTCGTCGTCGAGTTCCGCAACGCCAAACTCTGGGCCTATCCGGACCGGTCGGAGTACACGGAGCCGGTCAGCTATTCGGCCACGCTCACCCGCTCCGGCACGGTGATCTTCGGGTACGGCGACGGCATCGGTACCAACGACCCGGTGACCGCCGGCGCGCACGCCATCACCGGCATACAGGGCTGGGCCGGCGTCGACGGCATCCGGTTCTCCGACAGCACCCCGGTGCTGCGCGACGGGATGATCGTCACCTACGACATGCCTGACTTCGGGTACCTCGACGCGACCGTCGTCGACCAGAACGACGGGCTGCCGGTGGCCGGGGCCAAGGTCTCCTTCACGAACAAGAATGGGCTCGTCGAGACCGTCACGACCAACGGGACGGGCATCGTGCATCGCCAGCTTCCGGTCGGCGACTACACCATGACGGTCGACGCGCCGAACTACACGACCGCGGCATACCCCTTCTCCCTCGACAAGCTCTACGCGAACGCCAAGATCGACGCGCGTCTGACCACGGGTGTCGCCGGCCTGAAGGCTGACGGCCTCGACACGCTGTTGGGCACCGACCAGAACGGTGTCGGCTCGCTGACGCTGGCCAACAACGGTTCCGCCCCACTCACGTACAACCTGGGCGAGGCCGCGCGCCACCCCGACCTTGACGCCGCCGGCGCCACCGGGCGCACCGGGAAGGGTGCGGACAGCACGATCGACCTCACCGCGTGGAAGGCCGGTGCGAGCGGCATGAAGCCGTCGAACGTCGACGGCAAGGCGGCGACGGCGAGCGCCGCGGAAGCACAGGCGGCTGGCAAGGTCGGCGCGACCTCCGGCGGTGAGGTCATCACCCGGATCGCCATCCCGGGCAAGATCGAAAACAAGGAGCCCTCCGGCATCGGGTACGACGGCGACGTCTGGGTCCACGACTACAACGCGCGGACCAACACCGCCTACACGGTGACGGGCAAGCCGACCGGGAAGGTCTTCGACGCGTCGTGGAACCCCGCGTACCGGGCGTTCGACATGGCGCTCGACACGAAGACCGGTGACATGTGCCAGATGGAGGACAGCCCGGCCAGCTACATCCACTGCTTCGACCGGGAGACCGGGAAGGAGACCCGGCAGATCAAGGGTGACTGGTCCACGCTGCAGCTGACCGGACTCGCCTACAACCCGACGGAGGACGTGTTCTACGTCGGCGGTCGAAGGAACGGCATGATCGGAACCGTCGCCGGGACGTCGCACGACAACGCGGGTGCGCTGCTGTCCTTCTGCGCCCCGCCGCTGCCCGAGGTGATGGGCCTGGCCTACAACCAGGCGTCCGACACCATCTGGTACACCGACCTCACCTCGAACAGGCCCACCCGCCTGCTGCAGGTGGACCCCGACGACTGCTCGCTGGTGAACGCGTGGTGGTTCCCCGGCCAGAAGGCGGGCCAGGGCGGCGGCCTCGAGACCGACTCGACCGGGGCGCTGTGGGCGGCGGACCAGGTCGCCGATGACGTCGTGCTGGTCGACGTCGAGGACGACCTGCTCACCGACCTGCCGTGGCTGTCGCTCTCCTCGACCGGCGGCACCCTTGCCCCGGGCGAGTCGACGACCGTCAAGGTCTCGATCTCCTCGAAGGACACCAAGCCAGGAGTCCTCGGTGCGAACATCGTGGTGAGGTCCGACTCCGGACGCCAGTCCAAGACCTACGTCCCGGTGACGCTCACGACCACGAAGTACCAGGTCGGCGTCAACGCCGGCGGCCCTTCGTTCACCGACGGCTCCGGCTACACCTGGTCCGGCGACCAGGCCGGCGGCAAGGGGGCGTGGGGCTACGAGGGGAAGACGGAGGTCGCCTCCACGAAGGCCGGGATCGAAGGCACGACGGACGACGCCCTGTTCCAGTCGCAGCGCACCACGCCGGACAAGCAGTTGTTCTACCGCTTTCCCGACGCGCCCAAGGGCACCTACGCGATCGATCTCGGGTTCGCCGAAATCGAGAAGGTGGCCAAGGGCAAGCGGGTGTTCGACGTCCTCGTGGACGGAACGCTGACGGAGTACGCGTACGACGCGGCCGCGGCCGTGGGGCCGAACGCCGCCGACTGGCGCACCGCCGTCGTGAAGCATGAGGGCGGTCCGCTGACCGTGGAGCTGCGGGGTTCGAAGGGCCTACGGGCCCCGACCATTGCCGCGCTGCGTGTGACGCTCGACCCGCGCGCAGACACGGCGGAGCCGGAGCCCCAGCCCGAGCAGCCGGAGCCGGGCCCCGTGCCGGTGGCCCCCGCCGGTCGCTCGTACTCGATGAAGGTGACCGACGGGCTCTACCGCCAGGGCACGGAGGAGTCCGGGTGGCACGGCGATGACCTCTGCGGCGTGCTGTGGTTCGACTCCAGCTTCCTGCAACCGTTCTACGACACGGCCTGGGACGGGGTGTGCGTGACGACGAACGGCACGCTGACCTTCGACCGCGCCAGCACGCTGGGGAACAACACCGCACTGCCGTCGCCCAGTCCGATCGACGCGATCTATCCGCTCTGGGACGACCTCATCGTCGACGACGAGGCAGGCATCTACTTCGGCACGACCGAGGTGGACGGGCTGGCGGCGCAGGTTATCGAATGGCGCAACGTCACCTTCTACAGCGACCGGACGGCTCGCGTGAGCTTCTCGGTCACCCTGATCGCGGACGGACGGGTCCAGATCGGATACGGCGACGGCGTCGGCGGCGACAACCCCCTCACCCGAGGGTCGTCGGCGACGGTGGGCCTGGAGAGCCTGAACCGCAACCCCGCGAGCCAGTACTCCTTCGACCAGCCCATCCTCAAGGCCGGCCTGGGGCTGGAGTACACCCTCCCGGCTGCGGGCACGATCGAGGGAACGGTCACCGACGCGAACGACCGCAAGCCGATCGCGGGCGCGATCGTCACGCTCAAGGGGCCGAGCGGTGAGCGGGTCATCACCGCCGACGAGAAGGGCCGGTGGAAGGCCCAGGCGCTGGTCGGCGAGAACACCGTGGAGGTGTCGGCGCCGAACTATGTCACCGCCAGTCACCCCGTGACCATCGCCAAGAAGGATCAGGCCGAGGTGGTCGACACGGCGTTGACCACGGGCGTCGCCACCGTCACCGGAGGTGACTTCGACTGGCTCCTCGACAAGGACCAGAAGGCGACCGCCGACGTGACCGTGACCAACACCGGCTCCGCCCCACTCGAGGTGCGGCTCAGTGAGCAGAAGCGCACCAGCGACGACGGGCACGAGGCCGCCGACCTTCCGTGGCTGACCCTCACGGGCGCGGCCGCGGCCGGCACGGTCAAGCTGGCGGCCGGCGAGTCCACCACGGTCACGGCGACGGCCGACAACGCGAACGTCGAGCCCGGCGTGCTCGTCGGGGACGTGCTCGTGGCGTCGAACGCCGGCAAGGGCGAAGCCCAGTTCAAGCCGGTCCGCCTGGCGACCTCGGCTTACTGGAAGGGCGTCGACGCTGGCGGGTCCGGGTACGTCGGTGCCGACGGCTTCGTCTGGTCGCCCGACCAGCAGCTCGGCTCGCGGCCGTGGGGCTACGTCGGCGGCAAGGCGCGTGCCACCAAGGCCGACATCGCCGGCACCGAGGACGACGCGCTGTTCCGCACCCAGCGGACCGGCGAGACGTTCAGCTACGTGTTCAAGAACGCCCCCGCCGGGACGTACCGGATCGGCCTCGACTTCGCGGAGATCGAGAAGGTCAAGGCCGGCAAGCGTGCCTTCGATGTTCTGGTCGACGGCAAGGTCGTGCTCTACGACCACGACGTGCAGGTGGGTGCGCTGACCGCGGACGTGAACACGGTCACCGTCGAGCACGCCGGTGGCGATCTGAAGGTCGAGCTTCGCCGCGAGATCGGCGAGAGCGACCCAATCCTCAACGCCCTGAAGGTCCAGCAGGACCCGCGCCTATGA